In Xenopus laevis strain J_2021 chromosome 2S, Xenopus_laevis_v10.1, whole genome shotgun sequence, a genomic segment contains:
- the taf12.S gene encoding transcription initiation factor TFIID subunit 12-like isoform X2 → MNQFGASALINLASFSSSTTTPTSVAVKQEAAMANSTPVGKVPVPTAGGGRASPDANQVLTKKKLHELVREVDPNEQLDEDVEEMLLQIADDFIESVVSAACQLARHRKSNTLEVKDVQLHLERQWNMWIPGFGSEEIRPYKKACTTEAHKQRMALIKKTQKK, encoded by the exons ATGAACCAGTTTGGAGCATCCGCATTGATCAACCTGGCAAGTTTCTCCTCCTCTACCACCACTCCTACCTCAGTCGCTGTCAAGCAGGAGGCAGCCATGGCAAATAGTACTCCAGTGGGTAAAGTGCCAGTACCAACAGCTGGAGGAGGGCGTGCAAGTCCAGATGCAAATCAA GTTCTTACTAAGAAGAAGCTTCATGAACTGGTTAGAGAAGTAGATCCCAACGAACAGCTGGATGAAGATGTGGAGGAG ATGCTTCTACAGATCGCAGATGATTTCATTGAGAGCGTGGTATCTGCAGCCTGCCAGCTTGCCCGACACCGCAAATCCAACACATTAGAAGTTAAGGATGTACAGCTCCATCTTG AGAGACAGTGGAACATGTGGATTCCAGGGTTTGGTTCAGAAGAAATCCGGCCTTATAAAAAAGCTTGTACTACTGAAGCACACAAACAG AGAATGGCTTTAATTAAGAAAACGCAAaagaaataa
- the LOC108709529 gene encoding ras-related protein Rab-39B, which yields MACAWDFQFRVLLLGDSGVGKTSLLHRYTDGQFTDTTTETVGVDFCCQEEEPEPGVKVRLQFWDTAGQERYRAVTRSYYRNAAGVLLLFDLTTRQSFDNVTEWHKEVSERTQAKPMVFMLLGAKNDLKQKRIVTQEEAQRLAENLGAPYLETSAQTGSNVSAALSLLCRELLRAARSQTQASAEECSRAYCTNEEMQKKQETKCTC from the exons ATGGCATGTGCCTGGGACTTTCAGTTTCGAGTACTTTTGTTGGGAGACTCAGGAGTGGGTAAGACTTCTCTACTCCATCGTTACACAGATGGACAGTTCACAGACACAACAACAGAGACAGTAGGAGTTGATTTCTGCTGCCAGGAAGAAGAGCCAGAGCCTGGTGTCAAAGTCAGACTGCAGTTCTGGGACACTGCAGGGCAAGAGCGATATAG AGCTGTGACACGTTCCTACTACAGAAATGCTGCTGGGGTTCTCCTTCTCTTTGATCTCACCACACGGCAATCTTTTGATAATGTCACTGAATGGCACAAGGAGGTATCTGAGCGAACCCAAGCCAAACCAATGGTCTTCATGCTGCTTGGAGCAAAGAATGACCTGAAGCAGAAACGGATAGTAACCCAGGAGGAGGCACAGAGACTAGCAGAAAATCTGGGGGCTCCTTATTTAGAAACCTCTGCCCAAACAGGCAGTAATGTGTCTGCGGCACTTTCACTTTTGTGCAGAGAACTGCTCAGAGCTGCTCGCTCACAGACCCAGGCATCAGCAGAGGAGTGTAGCAGGGCCTACTGTACAAATGAAGAAATGCAGAAAAAGCAAGAAACAAAGTGCACATGTTGA